From Cannabis sativa cultivar Pink pepper isolate KNU-18-1 chromosome 8, ASM2916894v1, whole genome shotgun sequence, a single genomic window includes:
- the LOC115700823 gene encoding uncharacterized protein LOC115700823, which yields MSVEVLDATTIVNFVEDEEAFHMFICDRFADLDTNHDGILSYAEMLKELKSLRVFETHFGIDIKPEPGELSQVYDSLFELFDHDSSGSIDLEEFEEETKRMMLAMANGMGFLPVQMVLEEHSFLKKAVERETSKLVA from the coding sequence atgagtgtaGAAGTATTGGATGCCACAACCATTGTGAACTTTGTGGAAGATGAAGAAGCATTCCACATGTTCATCTGTGATCGTTTTGCTGACCTCGATACCAACCATGATGGCATTCTTTCCTATGCTGAGATGTTGAAGGAGCTCAAGTCTTTAAGGGTGTTCGAAACTCATTTCGGGATCGACATAAAACCCGAGCCAGGTGAGCTTTCTCAGGTTTACGACTCACTGTTTGAGCTGTTTGATCACGACTCGAGCGGCTCAATCGATCTGGAAGAGTTCGAGGAAGAGACCAAGAGAATGATGCTTGCCATGGCTAATGGGATGGGATTCTTGCCTGTTCAGATGGTGTTGGAAGAACACAGCTTCCTCAAGAAAGCTGTTGAGCGTGAGACCAGTAAATTGGTTGCTTAA